Genomic segment of Apostichopus japonicus isolate 1M-3 chromosome 8, ASM3797524v1, whole genome shotgun sequence:
AGCTTGTTTATCATTTTCCGAAAACTCAAGCCGACGTATTTTGTGACCTCGCTCATCAACTTTGAACATGCAGTTTGTTAATTACCATTGAAAAGGAAGTCTGAATCAATTGATTCGCCCCTTGACCATGTGTCTAGTATATATTCCGTTCGGTATTTGACACGTGACACATCACTCGAAGTAACACTGGTATGATCACATGGCTACAGACTCGGTTTGAGAGGTCTGGGTTGAGAGGTTTATTAAGTTCTTGGGATTTGCGTTCCCGAGCTCTGTCTTGGGTAACTTTTCTGGAAAATGTATTTCGAATGTAAACGGCaatggaaatatgaaaatagtTTTCTCATGAAATTGTGCTGCATGTGAAATGAACTCACATTATTCCTCTGTTAAAAATTGATCTTGTTAATGACACTGAGATGAAATATTATTCCATGTTGCCGACATCGGATATCAAGACAATATTTGCAAGAGCAATATCATGATAAAATGTGGTCCCatgttttcaacattttatttcacacacacacgcaaagtATACAAAAATGCATgatgcattttgcatttaacccccccccccctctctccttACCGAAACCAAATTGTCTCAAAGAGttggggacacccctcccctttgagccCTCCCCAGAACTGACGGACAGCCCCGTATAAAATTCCAAATCTTAACAGAGGAAAGAACCTATATGGTGTATTGAAAAGTCATATCAATATAAGCGTTAAGTAACTTAAGTTATCTGAATGGTGACAGAAATTTGGCTTTTTCCCCTGACACCAAAACGGCTGACCACGCCGTTGATTCAGGATAACCACATAGATGAATTAATACTTACGAGGACTATATCCACATTTTGCTAGCGCATATTGATCCCATTCAGTAACGACATAACAAGTGTAGGGGGAACGTTGAAGTCTAATGTGATATAATGATGCTTACTTTGAATGGGAAAGTTCATGGTTTGAGAGGGGACAGGTTAGTTTCTTTGCTCTCAAACCAGAATAGTTATCAAGTTTTTACGCATTACGCAATGATGCATAAAAACCTCTTTAAAcctgtttttctcttctttttttctcagaTATTATCTCCAATTTGAAGGCCAGATCAAACCATTTGGAAAGACCCTTAAGGGGGATATAGCTATTGATGATATTTCAATGAGTCCTAGTTGCTTTAATATCGATATCAGCAATCGAATCAACAATTACGAGGAATGTCTTGAACCCACTGCAACTACCGCTAGTCAACCAGTAATGACGTCACCAATAGCTGACTACTCTACGACTGCCTTTGAAGAATATGAAGGTAAACCATAAGTTATCCCTTATCGATCGTGGTATGTTCCATTCTAAGAAAGGggcgggatggggggggggtggtgggtgcATGTTGCGGGAGAGGAAAAGGGCCGGGAAAGGTGATTAGAGACGGAGCGGGTGGTTATCAGTTGTAATGATTTTAGTGATTTGGAATATCGCCAAAATGATTCGATCTCTTCATGGCATATCATTTTGCCTTAATCTCTTTGCTTATATATTTCACCCAATAATGGTAAACAAACAACCATTCCTTGGAGAGGTAAGAAAGGATAGATATCGTTTCAAGTGACCGCTTGCAACGTCATGGAAGTACCAATGGCGgtttatgaaatgaataaatCTTGTCGCGGAACCAGGTATAGGcagtttttttatttgattaagTTGATTGTCTCTTTTTTTGGTTCCCAGCTTCAAAGAGAATAATATCAACTCCCTACGCGACTCAAGAGCTGACACGAAATTGGACAAATGAAACGAAGTTTCTTTTCACCCCCTGTAGCCAAATCGGTCAAACTGGACCAAGTCAGAAACAATGTGATCTTTTCTACCTACATTCAAATGTAACCGTGCGTGTGCGTGGTGGCGGCCTGCAGGAATGGGTCGTCCCGCGAAGTGGCATTTACAGGTCAGTATACCATTAGCATAACTGTAAACCTGCTATGAGGACTGTGTAAGGTAGCATAATTCCATATAAATGCACCATTTAATTATACACAAATTCGTCAAAGTAACATGGTCTCTAAAAGAGTTGCAAAAGTTGTGTCTATATTACCTCCGTGCTATCACTAGGTTTTCGTCACAAGCCGTTTCACTAACCagtttataaacaaattttcCTACGCTGTATTTCGAAGGCCTATTAAACTTCCGAGATATTCACAGCACATGTACTTTCATGATATGTACACTTTGACATCCAAGTCACGAAAATCAAGTGCTGTTTGTTAAAATATCGAAAAAGATATTCTCATGTAGTAATCCGGTACTTTTCCACGAAAATATCGGTCGATTAACACAAACCCTATATGGAATATGTTACCGGAACAATAAAGGATGGCGCCATTCCTTATATAGTAGCATAGCCGTATATGGTACGACCGTATATGGTAGGGATGGTACAAACAGTATGTCTGATAATATTCTTGAACGTTAAGAAGCTATACTCTTCGTAATATCCTGGAATACTTTGGACGACCAGAGTTATTTTGATAACTTCTTTAACTATACTTTGAGATCAATACTGATATGTTTTTGGTTCTAgataaatttgtaatttaaCATTTCACTTTTCATGGAAATTAGAATAAAAGCACTTGGTGCTTCCGGTGGCAGTGGTGTCGAGAACCCAGGACCGTCCGCTGGAGCGTCTGCCCAGGCTGTCGTTAATCTTACTGCTGGATCCAAACTTCTGATTCTTGTCGGCCAAGCTGGACACAGCGCATGCTCAGAAAGGACCTTTCGCTTTCCCGGTGTTCAAACTATTTGTGATGGGATGTTGCCAACTTCGGAGAAGCAACGTCTAGGAAACATCTCAGCTGGAGGAGGAGGTGGCGGTGGTGGAGGCTCTTATGTTGCTCTTTTGCGATCAGATAAACAATTGGATGGTTCTGTAGGCTGGGACGAAAGTTTGATTCCTTTAGTGGtcgcagggggagggggaggtctATCATTTAGCCCGTCTACTGACGGAACATTGTCATCACATGGTGTTTTCAATGCCAGTTATAGTGGAATGGGTACCAGTGGGGTGCATGGTGATCCGACCGCTGATAATGTTCCCGGTGCTGGAGGAGGATGGTATGGAAATAATCTGAATAATACAAACGGACTGGCACTGGTATTTGGTGGAAGAGGGGGTCAGGGGTGCTGGAGAGCGTTTAAGGAACTCAAATGGCAGTTACCGGGTGGGTTCGGCGGAGGTGGGGGTGGCTGTACCgctggtgggggtgggggaggttatACAGGTGGTAATGTATCGTTGATCGATAGCCTTGCAGCTAACGGTAACGGAGGATCCTCGTATGTCTCCAACTTGAGCCTTTCACCTGTAAAAGGTGAAAGTGGGGTGAACCTCGGACAAGGGGAGGTGTTAATAGAGTTAGTGATAATGTGCCCTGATAAAACGTTCGTACCGTTCCATAGCAGGGTCAACGCATGCAATATACCAATCATTCCGATGTGGTGCTGGGTCGTTATCGTGATTGTGTTGTTAACATTGTTGGTTCTTTTAGGGTTAATCCTCTGGTGTAGGGTAGGGCTGAAGAGATCAGAGGAAGATCGGTTACGAGATGAACTTTCTCTTCTTAGGAAGAACGTCATGTCCGAGATAAATCCTCTTTACGGTGCAAGAAAATCGGTGAAAGAGGAAGATTTTCCAGAATTGCCAAGGAATAGTCTCAAGCTTCTCCATCCTCTCGGTAATGGTGCCTTTGGAGAGGTTTACAAAGGGGCATATTTCCCCTCCAGAGAGAAAAACGAATCGATTAGCGTTGCTATAAAAACCTTGAGCAAAGAAGCCACGGATGAACACAAAAATGACTTTCTAATGGAAGCTGTTCTTTTAGGAAGCTTAAAACATTATAATATCGTTAAACTCATCGGTGTATCATTTATCAGGGTGCCCAAGTTTTTAATCCTGGAGTTTATGGAAGGCGGAGATTTAAAGACATTCCTTCAAGCTAATCGTCCAACTTTTAATAATAAAACGACATTAAAAATGACAGATTTGCTAAGAATAGCGATGGATATAGTAGACGGTTGCAAATACCTTGAATCGTTACGGTTCATACATCGAGATTTAGCAGCTAGAAATATACTCCTGACATCAAGGGGGGTAGGGAGGGTCGCCAAAATTGGAGACTTCGGAATGGCCAAAGATGTCTATAAGTCGGAATATTATAGGAAAAGCAAAAATTCTCTTGTACCAGTCAAATGGATGCCACCCGAAGCTTACCTGGATGGAGTGTTTAGCACCAAAACAGATGTGTGGTAGgtgtaaaatttatattttgaaaatgtttttgtcagtttattttgttgaaaaattgttacaatacttacaaaacaTGTTCACGGCACCTGAACGTTTCCATatactaaaaaatgtgctactATCATTATTGTCGCGTAAGATTCAATTCAACTATATCATAACTGGATTCGGTAAAAAAAAGATACCTGGTATTGGACTTAATCGATTAATTCACTCGGTATTGGTTCATTCGTTTTTACTGATTATTACATATGTACCGAAACACGGGTAGCCAAACGTTTCGTACATATCAAAAACTAAAATGAGATATCAAGTATCATATGAAATGTCCACATATCTGTTAGCATGTTATAATATGATAAAATTCTGATGAGATACATATGAGCTTGTCATAATTACATATTCTGGGCACGGCGAATTTTCATATTGTCTGTGTTAGGTAGGGATATAATAATTAAAtcataactgtttttttttttttgtattcttttttttccaggTCGTATGGTGTTCTTCTTTGGGAGATATTGACCTTTTCTTACATTCCTTACCCTGGGCTGAGTAACCATGAGGTCATTCAATGCGTTGCTAAGGGTGATAGGATGTGTCCTCCTAGATACTGTCCAAAGCCCCTCAAAGCACTGATAGAGTCTTGTTGGCGAACAGAGCCGGAACTGAGACCGACGTTTGAATATCTTTGCGAACATTTAACACGCTTGTCCAGCTCAAGTGACGTCATATCGGTTACCATACCAACCCATGGGATAGACGTTGATCGCTGTCTTGTGTCGGCGTACTCTTATGAATCCGACCCGGAAAACGCCGAAACTAACCCCATGTTACCCCAGACGATTTACCCACCTGCTTCTGCCCACTTCAGTATGGACGCGGAAGGTTATCTCCAGGCCGAATTCTCGAATAACAAATCAGGAAGGAAAACCTCGGT
This window contains:
- the LOC139970669 gene encoding leukocyte tyrosine kinase receptor-like isoform X1; this translates as MAPFPVRSNIHVMSGSKVTGGYLTTHCLRVYQPLYIRMYITLIFASFFHFSLSSQSCSINRTYDIPSVLDYRQFTESQLQPVEIQFDSDRKEELNLIVNNATEAGAIVSASLMISIPVSIATEPYDVIVNCSPSGRSSQATDVIGDVRKRLNCVDSCNGTLDVTNFVQSSPSDLDCVIWTNQTSAIFKVSTEVTLAVYLRIVVQGLQRREPCPAGQFQCKDGRCFDVTHLCDGIPNCLHEDDEGICDGYPLGSICNFENGLCGWRGLRSFWLRHSGPTQTRLTGPSVDHTQGTSDGYYVYTEADSMKSNRTYTAVLKSPLFDPMPSSQDESIQCEVTFYYHLFGDGIVSLSLYAIDEDDDESTYIFGQTSKRGDQWYKAVEVIQKVFTKRYYLQFEGQIKPFGKTLKGDIAIDDISMSPSCFNIDISNRINNYEECLEPTATTASQPVMTSPIADYSTTAFEEYEASKRIISTPYATQELTRNWTNETKFLFTPCSQIGQTGPSQKQCDLFYLHSNVTVRVRGGGLQEWVVPRSGIYRIKALGASGGSGVENPGPSAGASAQAVVNLTAGSKLLILVGQAGHSACSERTFRFPGVQTICDGMLPTSEKQRLGNISAGGGGGGGGGSYVALLRSDKQLDGSVGWDESLIPLVVAGGGGGLSFSPSTDGTLSSHGVFNASYSGMGTSGVHGDPTADNVPGAGGGWYGNNLNNTNGLALVFGGRGGQGCWRAFKELKWQLPGGFGGGGGGCTAGGGGGGYTGGNVSLIDSLAANGNGGSSYVSNLSLSPVKGESGVNLGQGEVLIELVIMCPDKTFVPFHSRVNACNIPIIPMWCWVVIVIVLLTLLVLLGLILWCRVGLKRSEEDRLRDELSLLRKNVMSEINPLYGARKSVKEEDFPELPRNSLKLLHPLGNGAFGEVYKGAYFPSREKNESISVAIKTLSKEATDEHKNDFLMEAVLLGSLKHYNIVKLIGVSFIRVPKFLILEFMEGGDLKTFLQANRPTFNNKTTLKMTDLLRIAMDIVDGCKYLESLRFIHRDLAARNILLTSRGVGRVAKIGDFGMAKDVYKSEYYRKSKNSLVPVKWMPPEAYLDGVFSTKTDVWSYGVLLWEILTFSYIPYPGLSNHEVIQCVAKGDRMCPPRYCPKPLKALIESCWRTEPELRPTFEYLCEHLTRLSSSSDVISVTIPTHGIDVDRCLVSAYSYESDPENAETNPMLPQTIYPPASAHFSMDAEGYLQAEFSNNKSGRKTSVRLDSTEDDFPKSVQMNIYDSSAPTSASILQDDVTGDSNELNHEYSFPPVNVAPKANVERSESLV
- the LOC139970669 gene encoding leukocyte tyrosine kinase receptor-like isoform X2 is translated as MAPFPVRSNIHVMSGSKVTGGYLTTHCLRVYQPLYIQPCPAGQFQCKDGRCFDVTHLCDGIPNCLHEDDEGICDGYPLGSICNFENGLCGWRGLRSFWLRHSGPTQTRLTGPSVDHTQGTSDGYYVYTEADSMKSNRTYTAVLKSPLFDPMPSSQDESIQCEVTFYYHLFGDGIVSLSLYAIDEDDDESTYIFGQTSKRGDQWYKAVEVIQKVFTKRYYLQFEGQIKPFGKTLKGDIAIDDISMSPSCFNIDISNRINNYEECLEPTATTASQPVMTSPIADYSTTAFEEYEASKRIISTPYATQELTRNWTNETKFLFTPCSQIGQTGPSQKQCDLFYLHSNVTVRVRGGGLQEWVVPRSGIYRIKALGASGGSGVENPGPSAGASAQAVVNLTAGSKLLILVGQAGHSACSERTFRFPGVQTICDGMLPTSEKQRLGNISAGGGGGGGGGSYVALLRSDKQLDGSVGWDESLIPLVVAGGGGGLSFSPSTDGTLSSHGVFNASYSGMGTSGVHGDPTADNVPGAGGGWYGNNLNNTNGLALVFGGRGGQGCWRAFKELKWQLPGGFGGGGGGCTAGGGGGGYTGGNVSLIDSLAANGNGGSSYVSNLSLSPVKGESGVNLGQGEVLIELVIMCPDKTFVPFHSRVNACNIPIIPMWCWVVIVIVLLTLLVLLGLILWCRVGLKRSEEDRLRDELSLLRKNVMSEINPLYGARKSVKEEDFPELPRNSLKLLHPLGNGAFGEVYKGAYFPSREKNESISVAIKTLSKEATDEHKNDFLMEAVLLGSLKHYNIVKLIGVSFIRVPKFLILEFMEGGDLKTFLQANRPTFNNKTTLKMTDLLRIAMDIVDGCKYLESLRFIHRDLAARNILLTSRGVGRVAKIGDFGMAKDVYKSEYYRKSKNSLVPVKWMPPEAYLDGVFSTKTDVWSYGVLLWEILTFSYIPYPGLSNHEVIQCVAKGDRMCPPRYCPKPLKALIESCWRTEPELRPTFEYLCEHLTRLSSSSDVISVTIPTHGIDVDRCLVSAYSYESDPENAETNPMLPQTIYPPASAHFSMDAEGYLQAEFSNNKSGRKTSVRLDSTEDDFPKSVQMNIYDSSAPTSASILQDDVTGDSNELNHEYSFPPVNVAPKANVERSESLV